The Streptomyces sp. RKAG293 genome includes a region encoding these proteins:
- a CDS encoding collagenase, producing MMNVAQAGQAGPAGPQAAPAAPAVPSTFAGAPGAGAPGAGAPGAGARAADGNPFDEVQRLAKAGTVAPHQAPAPGGGAHAEGRLPGDQSAPAGGPAVAARDRSAAPAKALGGTVPCTLDAITKLSPERFADFLADNYTVSVENCLSKLLWTWDPRLIPVMSDAHVQAVSRRIALLAPKHRGTNANNLYEMFTYLHAVAYHDYSHTEIDVTDAPTVAAMQKAIAAFGTAPRTFDATKQNAQTLREALYAASAPGLRQYQLPLIKKVLATMAPGAATATSADWGGAVLAALSVNYLGVYPGNNDTAFRAAATADAAYRGAFRVFGGYGHLKGTTNDWAARDAVGEYGRFGQIDALKPAIVNDLGTLLGTTEAAFGKMSPPWVSAASWLNYYDDCARFNVCKAQIEAMLFPHTYTYDNGAIEVHTGLDQATVDQLYYASKQVKTQFLRVLGTSTPLAGDINTTLHIHLYASRADYAVFQPLLTGYGTENGGIYIEDGATFYTYQRRVPQDSSLTLEELFRHEYTHYLNGRWAVPGTFGDTRWYSNDLTTAMDEGTAEFFDGGTRDDGIKVRKSLVQGVIDDTAGGGPRMSVDQLLHATYDGDGFRFYDYAGTFFEFLWTEHPTLLREMYGYERADDPAGFDAWRTRTGADAALQREYDAFLDRQIAQVATLYVPDTKYTANGSLTFATAAEVQAAFAAATANSPVCKDNADRDNKVRFTCTGRITANLSASGDPDRVFKDMSETVDYFILDRAGVAANNLADMNCTFGAVDVWSSGLAGTSDYSCEGPLRR from the coding sequence ATGATGAACGTCGCCCAGGCGGGGCAGGCAGGACCGGCAGGTCCGCAGGCCGCCCCCGCCGCTCCGGCCGTTCCGTCGACTTTCGCCGGAGCGCCGGGAGCCGGAGCGCCGGGAGCCGGAGCGCCGGGCGCGGGGGCGCGGGCGGCCGACGGCAACCCGTTCGACGAGGTCCAGCGGCTCGCCAAGGCCGGCACGGTCGCCCCCCACCAGGCGCCCGCCCCCGGCGGCGGCGCGCACGCCGAGGGCAGGCTGCCCGGCGACCAGTCCGCACCGGCGGGCGGCCCGGCGGTGGCCGCCCGTGACCGGTCGGCCGCTCCGGCCAAGGCGCTGGGCGGCACCGTCCCCTGCACCCTCGACGCCATCACCAAACTGAGCCCGGAACGCTTCGCGGACTTCCTCGCCGACAACTACACCGTCTCCGTGGAGAACTGTCTGAGCAAGCTGCTCTGGACCTGGGACCCACGCCTGATACCCGTCATGTCCGACGCCCATGTGCAGGCCGTCTCCCGGCGCATAGCCCTGCTCGCGCCGAAACACCGGGGCACCAACGCCAACAACCTGTACGAGATGTTCACGTATCTGCACGCCGTCGCGTACCACGACTACTCGCACACCGAGATCGACGTCACCGACGCCCCGACGGTCGCCGCCATGCAGAAGGCCATCGCCGCCTTCGGGACCGCCCCGCGCACCTTCGACGCGACGAAGCAGAACGCCCAGACGCTGCGTGAGGCGCTCTACGCGGCCAGCGCGCCCGGACTGCGCCAGTACCAGCTCCCGCTGATCAAGAAGGTGCTCGCCACCATGGCCCCGGGAGCGGCCACCGCCACCAGCGCCGACTGGGGCGGCGCCGTCCTCGCCGCCCTGTCCGTCAACTACCTCGGCGTCTACCCCGGCAACAACGACACCGCCTTCCGCGCGGCGGCCACCGCGGACGCCGCCTACCGCGGCGCCTTCCGGGTGTTCGGCGGCTACGGCCACCTCAAGGGCACCACGAACGACTGGGCGGCGCGCGACGCGGTCGGCGAGTACGGCCGGTTCGGCCAGATAGACGCCCTCAAGCCGGCGATCGTCAACGACCTCGGCACGCTGCTGGGCACCACCGAGGCCGCCTTCGGAAAGATGAGCCCGCCCTGGGTCAGCGCCGCGTCCTGGCTCAACTACTACGACGACTGCGCGCGGTTCAACGTCTGCAAGGCCCAGATCGAGGCGATGCTCTTCCCGCACACCTACACGTACGACAACGGCGCCATCGAGGTCCACACCGGCCTCGACCAGGCGACCGTCGACCAGCTCTACTACGCCAGCAAGCAGGTCAAGACCCAGTTCCTGCGCGTCCTGGGCACCTCCACCCCGCTGGCCGGGGACATCAACACCACCCTGCACATCCACCTGTACGCGTCGCGCGCCGACTACGCGGTCTTCCAGCCGCTGCTCACCGGCTACGGGACCGAGAACGGCGGCATCTACATCGAGGACGGCGCCACCTTCTACACCTACCAGCGCCGGGTGCCGCAGGACTCCTCGCTCACCCTGGAGGAACTGTTCCGCCACGAGTACACCCACTACCTCAACGGCCGCTGGGCGGTCCCCGGCACCTTCGGTGACACCCGCTGGTACTCCAACGACCTGACCACCGCCATGGACGAGGGGACCGCCGAGTTCTTCGACGGCGGCACCCGCGACGACGGCATCAAGGTCCGAAAGTCCCTGGTGCAGGGCGTCATCGACGACACCGCGGGCGGCGGCCCGCGGATGAGCGTCGACCAGCTGCTGCACGCCACCTACGACGGCGACGGATTCCGCTTCTACGACTACGCGGGAACGTTCTTCGAGTTCCTGTGGACCGAGCACCCGACCCTGCTGCGCGAGATGTACGGCTACGAGCGGGCCGACGACCCGGCCGGCTTCGACGCCTGGCGCACCAGAACCGGCGCCGACGCCGCGCTCCAGCGGGAGTACGACGCCTTCCTGGACCGGCAGATCGCCCAGGTCGCCACGCTGTACGTGCCCGACACGAAGTACACGGCCAACGGATCGCTGACGTTCGCCACGGCCGCCGAGGTGCAGGCGGCGTTCGCCGCGGCCACCGCCAACAGCCCTGTCTGCAAGGACAACGCGGACCGGGACAACAAGGTCCGCTTCACCTGCACCGGCCGCATCACGGCCAACCTCTCCGCCTCCGGCGACCCGGACCGGGTCTTCAAGGACATGTCGGAGACCGTCGACTACTTCATCCTGGACCGGGCGGGAGTGGCGGCGAACAACCTGGCCGACATGAACTGCACGTTCGGTGCGGTGGACGTCTGGTCGTCGGGCCTGGCGGGCACGAGCGACTACTCGTGCGAGGGCCCGCTGCGCCGTTGA
- a CDS encoding immune inhibitor A domain-containing protein: MRRITLPGMAALTSAAIAGALLLTGPAAASTAPPAAAPGPANSAPEDARHADAPSSPMDLQRQALRRQALEHVAAGSVARAPGGTLPHTVKIGKQYAELAQERTDKIFVILAEFGDQVDSTTMNNGQPRYGGEPGPLHNTTGRPAKADNHTVWRKDFDRAYYQQQFFGDAPGTVSLRNFYRTQSSGRYDIEGTVTDWVKLPWNEARYGSDNCPEGQQCHSNWDMVRDATTAWYDGERAKGRTPASIKAQIAQYDHYDRYDFDHDGNFDEPDGYIDHLVVVHAGKDQTWGGGAQGTGAVWAHRWFAYYDQAGQAGPQGNRIGGTPVGDTGIWAGDYLTGGENSGVGLFAHEYGHDLGLPDLYGATGDNSVNYWSLMSSASYLGKGPNTTGDYPGDLDAWSKLQLGWLAYEETASAAPASTHKLGVSSYNTADPQGLLVHLPPSTTTTDLTDPYEGGKQWWSGTGDFLDSSLTRTVDLRGVTAPAVLDTRLWYDIEKDYDFFTVEASTDGGGHWTALPGTVDGTAIPRTPTGTPVVTGTSGAWTALSVPLDAYAGQQVQLRFHVTSDSNTHGKGVLTDAVSVSAGGTRLFADGAEDGAAGWTAQGFTIVSGRTGVTDHPRAYIVENRRYTGYGAFLKTGPYNFGWSNDPKNPAKKDTVEFYPYQQGALIWLWDTAYSDNTTANHPGGGLLLPIDARPAALRYTDGTVLNARAQTFDATFSLGRTDRLTFHKDGVPVTVPSHAGIPVFNDHTGVYWNADLPQVGVKVPDTGTRIAVTNESHDGRVTTVRVSHVS; this comes from the coding sequence TTGCGCAGAATCACCCTGCCCGGCATGGCGGCGCTCACCAGCGCCGCGATAGCCGGCGCGCTGCTGCTCACCGGCCCGGCCGCGGCCTCGACCGCACCACCGGCCGCCGCCCCGGGCCCGGCCAACAGCGCTCCCGAGGACGCCCGGCACGCCGATGCCCCGTCCAGCCCGATGGACCTGCAGCGCCAGGCGCTGCGCCGGCAGGCGCTGGAGCACGTCGCCGCCGGTTCGGTGGCCCGCGCGCCCGGCGGCACGCTCCCCCACACGGTCAAGATCGGCAAGCAGTACGCAGAACTCGCCCAGGAGCGCACGGACAAGATCTTCGTCATCCTCGCCGAGTTCGGCGACCAGGTGGACAGCACCACCATGAACAACGGCCAGCCCCGCTACGGCGGTGAGCCCGGCCCGCTGCACAACACCACCGGCCGTCCCGCGAAGGCCGACAACCACACCGTCTGGCGCAAGGACTTCGACCGCGCCTACTACCAGCAGCAGTTCTTCGGCGACGCCCCCGGCACCGTCTCGCTGCGCAACTTCTACCGCACCCAGTCCTCCGGCCGGTACGACATCGAGGGCACGGTCACCGACTGGGTCAAGCTGCCCTGGAACGAGGCCCGTTACGGCAGTGACAACTGCCCCGAGGGCCAGCAGTGCCACAGCAACTGGGACATGGTCCGGGACGCCACCACCGCCTGGTACGACGGAGAACGCGCCAAGGGCCGCACCCCGGCGTCCATCAAGGCCCAGATAGCCCAGTACGACCACTACGACCGCTACGACTTCGACCACGACGGCAACTTCGACGAGCCCGACGGCTACATCGACCACCTCGTCGTCGTGCACGCCGGCAAGGACCAGACCTGGGGCGGCGGCGCCCAGGGCACCGGGGCGGTCTGGGCGCACCGCTGGTTCGCTTACTACGACCAGGCGGGGCAGGCGGGCCCGCAGGGCAACCGGATCGGCGGCACCCCGGTCGGCGACACCGGCATCTGGGCGGGTGACTACCTCACCGGCGGCGAGAACAGCGGCGTCGGCCTCTTCGCCCACGAGTACGGCCACGACCTCGGGCTGCCCGACCTGTACGGCGCCACCGGCGACAACAGTGTCAACTACTGGTCGCTGATGTCCTCGGCCTCCTACCTCGGCAAGGGACCGAACACGACCGGCGACTACCCGGGCGACCTCGACGCCTGGAGCAAGCTCCAGCTCGGCTGGCTCGCCTACGAGGAGACCGCGTCGGCCGCCCCCGCCTCCACCCACAAGCTCGGCGTCTCCAGCTACAACACCGCCGACCCGCAGGGGCTGCTCGTCCATCTGCCGCCGTCGACCACCACCACCGACCTCACCGACCCGTACGAGGGCGGCAAACAGTGGTGGAGCGGTACCGGTGACTTCCTCGACAGCTCACTGACCCGCACGGTCGACCTGCGCGGCGTCACCGCCCCGGCCGTTCTCGACACCCGGCTCTGGTACGACATCGAGAAGGACTACGACTTCTTCACCGTCGAGGCCTCCACCGACGGCGGCGGCCACTGGACGGCCCTGCCCGGCACCGTGGACGGCACCGCGATCCCCCGCACCCCCACCGGCACCCCCGTGGTCACCGGCACCTCCGGCGCCTGGACCGCGCTGAGCGTCCCGCTCGACGCGTACGCCGGACAGCAGGTGCAGCTGCGCTTCCACGTCACCTCCGACAGCAACACCCACGGCAAGGGCGTCCTCACCGACGCGGTGAGCGTCAGCGCGGGCGGCACGCGGCTGTTCGCGGACGGCGCGGAGGACGGCGCCGCCGGCTGGACCGCACAGGGCTTCACGATCGTCAGCGGCCGCACCGGCGTCACCGACCACCCCCGCGCGTACATCGTGGAGAACCGCCGCTACACCGGCTACGGCGCCTTCCTGAAGACCGGCCCCTACAACTTCGGCTGGTCGAACGACCCGAAGAACCCGGCGAAGAAGGACACCGTCGAGTTCTACCCGTACCAGCAGGGCGCCCTCATCTGGCTCTGGGACACCGCCTACAGCGACAACACCACCGCCAACCACCCCGGTGGCGGGCTGCTCCTCCCGATCGACGCCCGGCCGGCGGCCCTGCGCTACACCGACGGCACCGTACTGAACGCCCGCGCCCAGACCTTCGACGCGACGTTCTCCCTCGGCCGCACCGACCGCCTCACCTTCCACAAGGACGGCGTCCCGGTCACCGTCCCGTCCCACGCCGGCATCCCCGTCTTCAACGACCACACCGGCGTCTACTGGAACGCGGACCTCCCCCAGGTAGGCGTCAAGGTCCCCGACACGGGCACCCGCATCGCCGTGACGAACGAGTCCCACGACGGCCGCGTCACCACCGTCCGCGTGAGCCACGTTTCCTGA
- a CDS encoding alpha/beta fold hydrolase, whose protein sequence is MPGIELSAGTIDFEDTGGSGPVVVLLHGLGQSGTVWKRVVDDLRTDHRCVIPDLPTGGHRRPMRPDAELSLRSVALLVGEFLERLELHGVTLVENDSGHAQVLAGERPERIGRLVITSGEAFENYPPGAGGKMLTAVSRIPGGVYALAHFMNLRALRGLPVGFRPMSVHGVPHEMLDDWLRPLLTDRAIRADLRRYLLSARKGAMLEAAERLRKFDRPALVVWAEDDRMMPRAHGRRLADLLPQGRLVEIPDCRTLIPVDQPAALAAALREFIGAEG, encoded by the coding sequence GTGCCCGGGATCGAACTCTCCGCCGGAACCATCGACTTCGAGGACACCGGGGGGTCGGGCCCGGTCGTCGTTCTGCTGCACGGACTCGGCCAGAGCGGCACCGTATGGAAGCGGGTCGTGGACGATCTGCGCACCGACCACCGCTGTGTGATCCCGGACCTGCCGACCGGCGGCCACCGCCGTCCGATGCGGCCGGACGCCGAGCTGTCACTGCGCTCCGTGGCCCTGCTGGTCGGGGAGTTCCTGGAGCGGCTGGAGCTGCACGGGGTGACGCTGGTCGAGAACGACTCCGGTCACGCCCAGGTGCTGGCCGGCGAACGCCCGGAGCGGATCGGCCGGTTGGTCATCACCTCCGGTGAGGCGTTCGAGAACTACCCGCCAGGGGCCGGCGGCAAGATGCTGACCGCTGTGAGCCGCATTCCCGGCGGCGTGTACGCACTCGCCCACTTCATGAACCTGCGCGCGCTGCGCGGACTGCCGGTCGGATTCCGTCCGATGTCCGTGCACGGTGTGCCGCACGAGATGCTCGACGACTGGCTCCGGCCGCTGCTCACCGACCGGGCGATCCGGGCCGATCTGCGGCGCTACCTCCTGAGCGCCCGCAAGGGCGCCATGCTCGAAGCGGCCGAACGGCTCAGGAAGTTCGACCGCCCCGCGCTGGTCGTGTGGGCCGAGGACGACCGGATGATGCCCCGCGCCCACGGCCGCCGGCTCGCCGACCTGCTGCCGCAGGGCCGGCTCGTCGAGATCCCGGACTGCCGCACCCTCATCCCGGTGGACCAGCCGGCCGCTCTCGCGGCGGCACTGCGCGAATTCATCGGCGCCGAGGGCTGA
- a CDS encoding VC0807 family protein — protein MSEVTAVREQASGRKAVLGTVLTDLVLPLAVFYGLRAAGVDQWWSLLLSAIVPAVIVVRRFVRRRQVEYFALFVLSLVALGLVLSVLTHDPRTMLVRDAWVGMAGGLAAVWMLGSVVRGRPALMVLFRSFVLTKAGPQGLRTWEARWDDDPAFRHGLRVLTTVWGLAGLLNAFANLAFAYALPIDDAPAAMHLVWPVIAVPLTVFHVVYTKRRDLRA, from the coding sequence ATGAGCGAGGTCACAGCGGTGCGGGAGCAGGCCAGTGGACGCAAGGCCGTGCTCGGCACGGTCCTGACGGATCTGGTGCTGCCGCTCGCGGTGTTCTACGGGCTGCGCGCCGCGGGCGTCGACCAGTGGTGGTCGCTGCTGCTCTCCGCGATCGTGCCGGCCGTGATCGTGGTGCGGCGGTTCGTCCGGCGGCGGCAGGTCGAGTACTTCGCGCTGTTCGTGCTCAGCCTCGTCGCGCTGGGCCTGGTCCTGTCGGTGCTGACGCACGATCCCCGGACGATGCTCGTCCGGGACGCGTGGGTCGGCATGGCGGGCGGGCTCGCCGCCGTGTGGATGCTCGGTTCCGTGGTGCGCGGACGGCCCGCCCTGATGGTGCTGTTCCGGTCCTTCGTACTGACCAAGGCGGGCCCGCAGGGGCTGCGCACCTGGGAGGCGCGGTGGGACGACGACCCCGCCTTCCGGCACGGACTGCGGGTGCTGACGACCGTCTGGGGCCTCGCCGGCCTGCTCAACGCCTTCGCCAATCTCGCCTTCGCGTACGCGCTGCCCATCGACGACGCCCCGGCCGCCATGCACCTCGTCTGGCCGGTGATCGCGGTACCGCTGACGGTCTTCCACGTCGTCTACACCAAGCGCCGCGACCTGCGCGCCTGA
- a CDS encoding TetR/AcrR family transcriptional regulator, whose product MRVTENAGAPTGRSVTATARRAQIVGAAIEAIAELGYAQTSFAKIAARAGISSTRLISYHFAGKDDLMRAVVDEVTTAAAAFIRPRITAVAGRTAVLAAYIEANLEFMSTHAAHIRALVDIAVNARTPDGAPLTVQDGPALELLERHFRDGQAEGVFRDFDPRVMAVSLRASIDAAAGVLAREPGADLKAYGTELVGIFERATQGETS is encoded by the coding sequence ATGCGAGTAACAGAGAATGCCGGCGCACCCACCGGACGGTCGGTCACCGCGACCGCCCGGCGGGCGCAGATCGTCGGGGCGGCCATCGAGGCCATCGCGGAGCTGGGATACGCCCAGACCTCGTTCGCGAAGATCGCCGCGCGGGCCGGGATCAGCAGCACGCGGCTGATCTCGTACCACTTCGCGGGCAAGGACGATCTGATGCGGGCGGTCGTCGACGAGGTGACGACCGCCGCCGCGGCCTTCATCCGGCCGCGGATCACGGCCGTCGCCGGGCGGACGGCGGTCCTTGCCGCCTACATCGAGGCGAACCTGGAGTTCATGAGCACCCACGCGGCGCACATCCGCGCGCTGGTGGACATCGCGGTGAACGCGCGGACGCCGGACGGCGCACCGCTGACCGTCCAGGACGGGCCCGCGCTGGAACTGCTGGAACGGCACTTCCGGGACGGCCAGGCGGAGGGCGTGTTCCGGGACTTCGATCCGCGGGTGATGGCGGTCAGCCTGCGGGCGTCCATCGACGCGGCGGCGGGTGTGCTGGCGCGCGAGCCCGGCGCCGACCTGAAGGCGTACGGCACGGAACTGGTCGGGATCTTCGAGCGGGCCACCCAAGGGGAGACGTCATGA
- a CDS encoding CHAT domain-containing protein produces MSDVRAVVDRTLVRCEATWSPEIERLVGGAGGYPAGWLPAAARLLHLSWNGGGRAPAIAATALMEYALDVGPRNHVRRPSWVMHLWLAERTLSRLYADYQLSGDVRHYLAAQIQGRTPDDPVAVAAAYSDRPFPRHGQAVEPIEHHAAQLAADLPPGDLGRCSLLVRLAQAAAFRHESGDASALPELWHRARAAHEAVTSDHLEAELVGRSAVHAALTWFRAHGRDYGAVEFAVDAGRTALAAVERARSHGFRDNPHDVSAVHLMLAMALMSSLRRTLDTATIEEAMEHLERFRALGPPDDQGVYAANMASLLTGRAILSGSREDVARADGLWEQLQRGLPPGHMLLPHIEQKRAACARMPRLMRMLPFNPATPLKRLSPMLGSLFPVPDLPPITVSAPMDSPGYASPGPGPEEFAAFLGTGARPPRTRRAPSGAAPGPPPGGTSTFAPSAEAATFRWPPGPPATAGPPDPQLPSDMAGLPAEAEEVFHGLSGVNDIALDPRRLALAERQLRERLGDPALEHGRRGWTATVLMSVLVVQYTLSEDTALLLAAVRQGDEILATLPPTSSRYIDLLCAVEDKRSAIGGLYEDEATLVRACDALRWAVERVPEDSATWIGCAIPYAQALTHVAMMRQEPGKARQARHILDTAAARLDALLITAGPAGQHLQKVRPVLAQIMDLADLADAELRGDVYAVEETDSTWSPETEALLPPTARFESARMVLGRAIERRDWGLATDAAAVALEMLPLLTSPALHRDDRQAVARRALLGRRHPGTLTAGPAVDVPDQIAGTSLGRTGCAVALAAGRTEQAAVLLELGRAVLMSQDLEARGDVSDLAAVHPSLADAFAVLSARLLDHQDTREDERSGRVREQHEVAEQWRRLLDDIRRHPGFETFLRAPTVEQMRAEAAEGPIALINVDRLRCDALVVTGDAVLRVPLDITEGLLAYTAREFLAAAAVGRDASATRQQEAQETVFATLELLWDRVARPVLDAAGLTEPIPGGTPSAEVPRLWWSASGPLAHLPLHAAGYHRQEDVAARRSVLDRVASSYTPGIRALSHARQAPVARGLAGQYLAVGQPTGENGSAGASAREIAAVARTLTGLRVLDGATARVDTVLAALPYAAIVHFACHGISDPADPSRSRLELADGPLEVTGVARQRLPRAQLAVLLACHTARTDRLPDEAIHLTSAFQTAGYPQVVGALWEAADLVSVRLAGHLYRSLRRYGGGLDVADTGRALNGIVRDLRKRYPRSPAVWAPYVHTGR; encoded by the coding sequence GTGTCTGACGTACGAGCGGTCGTAGACCGCACCTTGGTGCGCTGTGAGGCCACATGGTCACCCGAAATTGAACGGCTCGTCGGCGGTGCCGGGGGCTACCCGGCGGGCTGGCTGCCGGCTGCCGCACGACTGCTGCACCTGTCCTGGAACGGAGGCGGGCGCGCCCCCGCCATTGCCGCAACGGCCTTGATGGAGTACGCGCTGGATGTCGGCCCGCGCAACCACGTGCGGCGGCCGTCCTGGGTGATGCACCTGTGGCTGGCCGAACGTACTCTGTCCCGCCTCTACGCCGACTACCAGCTCTCCGGCGACGTGCGGCACTACCTCGCGGCGCAGATCCAGGGACGGACTCCGGATGACCCGGTCGCGGTCGCCGCTGCCTATTCCGACCGGCCGTTCCCGCGCCACGGCCAGGCCGTCGAGCCGATCGAGCACCACGCGGCCCAACTGGCGGCCGACCTGCCGCCGGGTGACCTGGGGAGGTGCAGCTTGCTGGTCCGGCTCGCACAGGCCGCTGCCTTCCGCCACGAGTCCGGGGATGCGAGCGCGCTCCCCGAACTCTGGCACCGGGCCCGAGCCGCCCACGAAGCCGTCACCTCCGACCATCTCGAAGCAGAACTGGTTGGACGCTCTGCTGTGCACGCCGCCCTCACGTGGTTCCGCGCCCACGGGCGGGACTACGGCGCCGTCGAGTTCGCCGTGGACGCCGGGCGTACGGCGCTCGCCGCCGTCGAAAGGGCCCGCAGCCACGGCTTCCGGGACAACCCGCATGATGTCTCCGCCGTGCACCTGATGCTCGCCATGGCGCTGATGTCGTCGCTGCGCAGGACGCTGGACACGGCGACGATCGAGGAAGCGATGGAGCACCTTGAGCGGTTTCGGGCTTTGGGTCCCCCGGACGACCAAGGCGTTTATGCGGCGAACATGGCCTCCCTGTTGACGGGCCGGGCCATCCTCAGCGGCTCGCGCGAGGACGTCGCCCGCGCGGACGGGCTCTGGGAACAACTCCAGCGGGGGTTGCCGCCAGGCCACATGCTGTTGCCGCATATTGAGCAGAAGCGGGCGGCGTGCGCGCGGATGCCCCGCCTGATGCGGATGCTGCCCTTCAATCCCGCCACCCCGTTGAAGCGACTGAGCCCCATGCTGGGGTCACTGTTCCCTGTCCCTGACCTGCCGCCGATCACGGTGAGCGCGCCGATGGACTCGCCCGGATACGCGTCGCCAGGGCCCGGACCGGAGGAGTTCGCAGCCTTCCTGGGAACCGGCGCCCGCCCGCCCCGCACCCGAAGGGCACCCTCCGGTGCTGCGCCGGGCCCTCCGCCCGGTGGGACCTCCACCTTCGCCCCGTCCGCAGAGGCCGCCACGTTCCGCTGGCCGCCGGGCCCGCCCGCCACGGCGGGCCCGCCCGACCCGCAGCTGCCGTCGGACATGGCGGGCCTGCCCGCCGAGGCCGAGGAGGTCTTCCACGGCCTGAGCGGAGTGAATGACATCGCCCTTGACCCCCGTCGGCTGGCCCTGGCCGAACGGCAACTCCGCGAGCGGCTGGGAGATCCCGCCCTGGAGCACGGACGGCGCGGCTGGACCGCGACCGTGCTGATGTCGGTCCTGGTCGTTCAGTACACCCTCAGCGAGGACACGGCTCTCCTGCTCGCGGCCGTCCGCCAGGGCGACGAGATACTCGCGACCCTGCCGCCGACCAGCTCCCGCTACATCGACCTGCTCTGCGCCGTGGAGGACAAGCGCAGCGCGATCGGCGGCCTGTACGAGGACGAAGCCACCCTGGTCCGTGCCTGCGACGCGTTGCGCTGGGCCGTGGAACGGGTGCCCGAGGACTCCGCCACCTGGATCGGCTGCGCCATACCCTACGCCCAGGCCCTCACGCACGTCGCCATGATGCGTCAGGAGCCTGGCAAGGCCCGGCAGGCCCGCCACATTCTCGACACGGCCGCGGCCCGGCTCGACGCGCTGCTGATCACCGCCGGACCGGCCGGGCAGCACCTGCAAAAGGTGCGGCCTGTGCTCGCCCAGATCATGGACCTCGCCGACCTTGCCGATGCCGAGCTCCGTGGCGACGTATACGCAGTCGAGGAGACCGACAGCACGTGGTCCCCGGAGACCGAGGCACTGCTGCCGCCGACGGCCCGGTTCGAGAGCGCGCGAATGGTGTTGGGCCGCGCCATCGAGCGACGTGACTGGGGTCTGGCTACGGACGCCGCCGCCGTCGCCCTGGAGATGTTGCCACTGCTCACTTCCCCGGCACTGCACCGTGACGACCGCCAAGCTGTGGCGCGCCGAGCCCTGCTCGGCCGCAGGCACCCCGGCACCTTAACGGCAGGCCCTGCGGTCGACGTGCCGGATCAGATCGCTGGGACGAGCCTGGGCCGCACTGGATGCGCGGTTGCTCTCGCCGCGGGGCGCACCGAACAGGCGGCGGTGCTGCTGGAACTGGGCCGTGCCGTTCTGATGAGCCAGGACCTTGAGGCCCGCGGTGACGTGTCGGACCTGGCCGCCGTCCACCCCTCCCTGGCCGATGCGTTCGCCGTCCTTTCGGCCCGCCTGCTCGACCATCAGGACACCCGTGAAGACGAGAGATCAGGGCGCGTGCGGGAGCAGCACGAGGTTGCCGAGCAGTGGCGCAGGCTGCTCGACGACATCAGGCGGCATCCTGGTTTCGAGACCTTCCTGCGAGCCCCGACCGTCGAGCAGATGCGGGCCGAGGCCGCCGAGGGACCCATTGCGCTGATCAACGTCGACCGGCTGCGCTGCGACGCGCTCGTCGTCACCGGCGATGCTGTCCTGCGCGTGCCCCTCGACATCACTGAAGGGCTGCTGGCCTACACCGCACGGGAATTTCTGGCTGCGGCCGCGGTTGGCCGAGACGCGTCCGCCACGCGCCAGCAGGAGGCGCAGGAGACGGTCTTCGCCACCCTTGAGCTGCTGTGGGACCGCGTTGCCCGGCCCGTACTCGACGCGGCCGGACTCACCGAGCCGATTCCGGGCGGCACCCCGTCGGCCGAGGTGCCCCGGCTGTGGTGGTCTGCCTCCGGTCCGCTGGCCCATCTGCCGCTGCATGCCGCCGGATACCACCGCCAGGAGGACGTGGCCGCGCGGCGTTCGGTGCTGGACCGAGTGGCCTCGTCCTACACTCCGGGCATCCGGGCCTTGAGCCACGCCCGGCAGGCACCGGTGGCCCGCGGGCTGGCCGGGCAGTACCTGGCGGTCGGCCAGCCGACCGGCGAGAACGGATCGGCCGGGGCATCGGCGCGGGAGATCGCCGCGGTCGCCCGGACCCTGACCGGGCTGCGAGTCCTCGACGGGGCCACAGCCCGTGTGGATACCGTCCTGGCCGCACTTCCGTACGCCGCCATCGTGCACTTTGCCTGCCACGGCATCAGCGATCCCGCAGATCCGTCGCGGAGCCGGCTGGAACTGGCCGATGGTCCGCTGGAAGTGACGGGCGTCGCCCGGCAGCGGTTGCCCCGGGCTCAACTGGCCGTGTTGCTCGCCTGCCACACCGCGCGGACCGACCGCCTGCCGGACGAGGCGATCCACCTGACCTCGGCTTTCCAGACCGCGGGGTACCCGCAGGTGGTCGGGGCGCTGTGGGAAGCCGCGGACCTGGTGTCGGTCCGGCTGGCGGGACATCTCTACCGGTCGCTGCGCCGTTACGGCGGGGGACTCGATGTCGCCGACACCGGGCGGGCGCTGAACGGCATTGTCCGCGACTTGCGGAAGCGCTACCCCAGAAGTCCGGCCGTCTGGGCTCCGTACGTGCACACCGGTCGCTGA
- a CDS encoding CATRA system-associated protein gives MSASIRWDLAQEVQLALNVMLDWRLPPDAWDETGRLLSALGEAVDAGDAMTVDELTADLETSGWRARRIGAAPQNPPPDGKVPAPQPVRERAVALLHALERSTAAGRDGTDSAAGGGQPSGR, from the coding sequence ATGTCCGCATCGATCCGATGGGACTTGGCACAAGAGGTGCAGCTGGCGCTGAACGTCATGCTCGACTGGCGGCTGCCACCCGACGCCTGGGACGAGACCGGACGACTGCTGTCAGCGCTCGGCGAGGCTGTCGACGCGGGCGATGCGATGACGGTCGACGAGCTCACCGCCGACCTGGAGACCAGCGGGTGGCGGGCCAGGCGGATCGGGGCCGCGCCGCAGAACCCCCCGCCTGATGGCAAGGTACCTGCGCCGCAGCCGGTGCGCGAGCGAGCCGTCGCCCTTCTCCATGCCCTCGAGCGGTCGACTGCCGCGGGACGCGACGGCACCGATTCCGCGGCGGGCGGCGGACAGCCGTCCGGACGGTGA